A genome region from Arthrobacter sp. SLBN-100 includes the following:
- a CDS encoding SDR family oxidoreductase has translation MTDALDLPDLAVTGSTGGLGGMVARQLAAAGSAQRLLVRDAGRAPELENTRPVVCSYADSAAARQALEGAKVLFMVSAAEAEDRLDEHFTFVDAAAAAGVEHLVYTSIYRCAPDSTFTLARDHYATEERIRASGMDFTFLRDNLYLDFLPLMTGEDGVIRGPAGEGTFSTVAREDIARCAVAVLRDPVIHKGKTYDLTGPEELSMSRAAEVLTEGTGRTVSYHPETVEEAYASRASYGAPQWQLDAWVSTYTAIAAGELAGVSPDVHGLTGQDPLSLSEFLERPQL, from the coding sequence GTGACTGACGCCTTGGACCTGCCGGACCTTGCTGTCACCGGTTCCACCGGCGGCCTGGGCGGAATGGTGGCGCGGCAGCTCGCGGCGGCCGGTTCCGCCCAGCGCCTGCTGGTCCGCGACGCCGGCCGCGCGCCGGAGCTGGAGAACACCCGGCCCGTGGTCTGCAGCTACGCGGACTCCGCTGCTGCGCGGCAGGCCTTGGAGGGCGCGAAGGTGCTGTTCATGGTGTCCGCCGCGGAGGCAGAGGACCGGTTGGACGAGCATTTCACGTTCGTTGATGCTGCTGCCGCCGCCGGGGTGGAGCACCTGGTGTACACCTCCATCTACCGCTGCGCACCGGACTCGACCTTCACCCTGGCCCGCGACCACTACGCCACCGAGGAGCGGATCAGGGCCTCCGGCATGGATTTCACGTTCCTGCGGGACAACCTGTACCTGGACTTCCTGCCGCTGATGACCGGGGAGGACGGCGTGATCCGGGGGCCTGCCGGCGAGGGCACGTTTTCCACTGTGGCCCGGGAGGACATTGCCCGTTGCGCTGTTGCCGTGCTTCGCGACCCTGTCATCCATAAGGGCAAGACCTATGACCTGACGGGCCCGGAGGAGCTCTCCATGTCAAGGGCTGCCGAGGTGCTCACGGAAGGAACCGGCCGTACCGTTAGCTACCATCCGGAAACCGTGGAGGAGGCCTACGCATCCCGGGCCTCGTATGGGGCACCGCAGTGGCAACTGGACGCCTGGGTGAGCACGTACACGGCTATCGCCGCCGGCGAGCTGGCGGGAGTATCTCCTGATGTGCACGGGCTGACCGGCCAGGACCCCCTGAGCCTGTCCGAGTTCCTGGAGCGGCCGCAGCTGTAG